CACCAGCTGTAAGGCAAATTTCTTTCGCTTCTTTTAAATCATTTTTACTTCGAGCTATTAATACAAGATGGCGCTCTGTGTTTTTAGCAAATACTTCTGCAATTGACAGACCGATACCTTTACTGCCACCGGTAATAATAACAGAGGAATCTTTGAAGCTCATTATGGGACTTTAAGAAATTTGTGCGTTTGCAGGCTAATTCCCCATTCCGGGTTTTTCTTAACATAGTCCACAATTAATTCTATGGACTCGGGAGTTTCCCATTCAGGCTGAAGTAATAATTCCGTGCCTTCAGGACATTTTTCGGCATTTTTTTCAGCCCATTTCAAATCCTTGTTGGTTAAAACAACTACTTTTAATTCGTCCACATAGTTGAAAACTTCTTCAGTTGGCTTCTTAAATCTTTTAGGTGAAAGAGTAATCCAGTCAAGCTGACCTGACAAGGGTGAAGAGCCACTTGTTTCTATATGAACTTTGAGACCCGCCGACTTCAAGCCTAACGTTAAAGGCAAAAGATCGTGTAATAAAGGCTCCCCTCCCGTTATAACGGTAAATGGTGCTTTGCTTTTTTTTGCCTCTTCAACTAATTGCCGGACCGACATTTTGGGATGCCCTTCTTCTTCCCAGCTTTCTTTCACATCACACCACCAACAATTAACATCACAACCGGCTGTGCGGATAAAGTATGATGCTCGGCCAGTATGAGCTCCTTCCCCTTGTATAGTATAGAAATGCTCAACTATCGGATACTCAACATCCATATAGTCTTTGTTACTGGTTACTAATTCTGCTTCTTTATCTACTTTAAACATCTTTATCTGTGTATTCTACCCAACTGGTTTCTGTTTCCCAAACGGTTACGGTGAGTTCAATATCTCCCGGAATGCGTTCTTTTGTTTCTTTATGGATAAACTCAGCTATTCGTTCTGCGGTTGTATTCTCAGGCATTAACTCGTTAAGAAAGCCATGATCAAAACCGCCTTTTTCAGAATCTTTTGCAGCCCATTTCAATTCTTTAAAATCACATACCATATCAGGGGTATCAAGATATTGGGATGGATTCAGTTTATTTGATTTTGCAGTCATCTTTACCCGGTATGAATGACCATGCATTCTACCGCACTTACCATCATAACCATCAATAAAGTGAGCGGCATCAAATTTAAATTCAGTATTTAGCGTCCAAGTAGGCATTGTATAGTCTAATATTGCGATACTATCTCAGTAGCATCTTCATTCAATAAAAAAAGCCACGTTGTGGCGTGGCTTAAAATTACGGGTTTTTTACTAAAATTACTTGGTTCGCTTTATGGTACAGCCAAGTGACTTAGTTTCTTGCTGACTGATCCCTGAACCAGCTACAAGCTCTCTAATTGCATCCTCAGCGTATGTAGCTTCAACAGTACTAGCATCATTGGCATTATCATCAATTGCGCCGTGATAAACGAGTTTCATATTAGAATCGAAAAGAAAGATTTCGGGTGTGCGCGTTGCGCCAAAGGCATCCGCCAATTTGTGGTCTTCATCCAGAGCGTATGGAAATGAATAACCCTGCTTTTGTGCCCGCCGCTTCATGTCCTCCATCGATTCACCGCGGTCACGGATCCTTTCATTTGGATTCAAAGCAATCATTCCAATATTATTTACCCCTGCCAAGTCAGCTAAACCATTATAGCGGTCTTCCCATTTAGCCACCCAAGGACAAGTATTGCACGTAAACAACACCAATAATCCATTATCATCCGCAACGCCAGCAAGTGTTAAGGTACGGCCTGAAGTGTCTTCAACTTCTAAATTAGTTTGTGGTGCTTTGTCGCCAATCTTTAGGACATCAACAGTAGTAATTTGTGTGAATGCAGCTAAAATCATAACTGCTGACAAACTCAATATCAGTTTATTTGATTTTTTCATGGCTTAGTCCTCATTTATCACGTTTAACAATTCTGATTCAAAAGTCTCAAACTCAGCTTTTCCTTCCCATGCAGCTGAAACTTCGCCTTTCTTATTATACACAATGGTGAATGGAAGTGCACCTGTCCATTCGTTAGAAATTGTGGTAATAAAGTCATTGTCTTTACCGACTTTAAAGTAGGTCTCAAAATCGACGCCCTGTTTTTTCAGGAAAGCTACCGCATCTTCTCTCGCTTCTTCAAAATCACCCGATACAAAAATAAGCTTGAATTGGCCCTCATACTCTTTGTTCAATTTCATTAAGAAGGGAAATTCTTCGATACATGGAGCACACCAGGTAGCCCAAAAATTCACCAATACCGGTTTCTCATTCTTAAACTCGGCTATTTTCTCTACGATTTGGTCAGCTGTAGCATTAACCAGTATTTTATCTCCGGGAGTAGTTATTCCAAACATCAAAATTAAAACAAAGACCAAAAATGTTTTCATAATTTTAATCTAAATGTTCAGAAGGATTCCAAAAATGCTTCTCTATATCAACGGTGTACTCTTCTTTAAAATCTACGCCTTCTTGAAGCAAGCGTTCCCGCATGGTATCTCCTTCGAAATGAGCTCGGCCTGTTAATTGTCCCAATCTATTAAGTACACGGTGCGCAGGTAATTCATATTCCAAATTATAGCTACGGTAGTTATTCATAGCATAACCTACCATTCGGGCTCCTGATTCAACCCCAAGGTAGCCTGCTATAGCTCCATAAGAAGTCACTTTTCCTAAAGGAATTTGTGAAACCACATCATAAACACGAGTGTAAAAATCATTTGCTGATTTAGAGCTCAAGACAATAACTTTTTTATTTCCTGCAATGATTGAGAAGAACCACTTTTTCTTTCCGCTATTTTGACGGCTTCAATTCCCAATGTCTTATATAAAGAAAGGACTTCAGGAGCACTATCCAAACTCTTGAGATGTTGTTTAACCGTTTCTAAATCGCCCCGGGCAATAGGTCCGGTTAGTGCATCTGTTACACCCAAGGTGTTGATGTTCTCAATTGTATTTTCCATAAGCGGCTTGAGTGCGTTTAGAGCAGTAGCTTCCGGGATATTTGCCTCAGCAGATATTTTAGCAACCATATCACTCAAAACCACTAAATAATTTGAAGCCACGACAGCCGAAGCATGAAGTAACGGTTTTGCATCAGCATCCACTCGAAAAGTTTTAGCCTTAAGATCGTGACTGATATTTTCCAGTTCCTCCAATAATACTTTATCCCCTTCCATATCAAACCAGGTTCCCTCAAAAGATTTAGTTTTCGGTGTGATTGCCTGCATGGGATGAAATGAAGCTACATTTGCACCATTCTTTTTTATCGGGTTTAAAATTTGAGAAGAATGAGTGCCTGATAGATGTACAACTTTTCTCCTTAATTTAGGAAACTGATCTGCTAACTCTTCTGCAATGCTCGAGATTGCATCATCAGAAACAGAAATAAAAATGAGGTCGCCCAGATTATCCAGGTCTTTTGGCTGACCAACTGAGAATAAAGTATTGGGATACTGTTTTTTAAAACCTTCTTCAATCTCAGAGTGATTGTATACCGAAATAACCGGGTAGCCTTTTTCATTAAAAACATGAAGTAATGCCGTTCCCACTCTTCCCAAACCTATAATAGAAATGCGGGGTTTACTCATTATCAGACCATTTGAGTTTCGGTACGTTTTGCATACCCACAAATATTGGAAGCAGACTCAATATGATCCAGAAACTCAACATCATATCCCCAGGACCGGGCAACCAGAATACCACTCATGAAAGCACGGGCTCCATTTACGGTTTTCTCATTGCTATTGAGATAATGCATCAAACCGGATTCATTATTGTTTACAACTAATGATCGCAGCTTTTCGAGTTCTTCGGGGCTTCCCGCAGGCACATCACAACAGTACACAATAAGTGCGTTTTTGTTTAACAGCAGTTCATCTAAAGTGAAAGCAAGTTCACGGATGATAGCAGGGTCATAGTCCCCAATTTGAAGGCTTACCACATCAAAATCATTAAAACAGGACTGAAGTACAGGCAGCTGTGTGTAGAGACTCATGTCTTTGCTATAGCCCTCATCCGCAATAAAGAAGTCATCCTCTTCATCACAAAATTCATTCCTCAAAAAATCATTTACAGGCACTTCTCCAAAACGTGTTTCAAAAACATCGTTTGATGGCATCGCTAATTTCTTCTGTAAATGACCTGTATAAGACTCAATTACAACAACGGTATCGAACTTTTGATCTACGACGGTTTTATAGGTCGTGCAAAGCTCACCGAAATTATCTGCATCAATAATATTGGGGACAAAGAGCATTCGGACATATTCCGAATTTGTACTTAAATGCTTCGCATTTTTTATGTGCCCTTGAATTTCTTTCTGTGTCAGGCTTGGTACATCCATAGTGCTAATCTGATATTCATTAAATTAAAAAAGCCCGGAGATACCTTTCCAACTTGCGTTAAGAAACGGCATTTCCGAGCTCTTGTAATATTGATCAACTATTTTTGCTTTGATAAGCTAATGCTATCTGATGATCTGTTTGTCTGAAACTACAAATTTCAAACATTTTATCATTGTTAAATCTTACAGAAAAGCGGTTTTTTTCATTTTTTTGAATTGTGAGGTCATCAAGGTTTGTCCGAAGACCTGTCCCAAGGCATTTCACCGCTGCTTCTTTGATAGTCCAAAGCCGGATGGGTTCCTCTTCCTCGGCCAAATGGTGTTCCTCATCATTTAAGATTCTATTCACGACTGCATCATTGACTTCCCGGTTTGAGAGTTCAACATCCAGCCCGATATCAAATGTATCAGAAATCGCACAAAAAACTTTTGAAGGTGAATGAGAAAAACTTGTGTAAATGATTTCCTCACCAAACTTGGCAAAAGGTTTGCCTGAATCTTCTTTATGCAGTTCTACTCGTTTTTCTAAGCCTTCATCATTCAAACTTTCAGCAAGCGAATGGAAGAGATGTCTGGCAGACAAGTATTCAGCCTTTCTTTTGTCGTTAGAGAATCCGGCGTATTCCTCTTTTTCTCTAGCAGATAAAATTTTAATGGAATAGCCCTCCTCTATTTCAACAACCCCAAGAATCACCTTTCCAGGCCAATTTTCAATATTGGAAGTATCAATTTTTTGCATAAAAAAATATACTGATTTTTTGGGAGTACGGAATGGAGTGAAACTAAGAAAAGCAAAAAAATGGCGGAGAGGGAGGGATTCGAACCCTCGGTACCCCGTAAGGGGCACACTCGCTTTCCAGGCGAGCCCGTTCGACCGCTCTGGCACCTCTCCGTTTTTTAATAGATGATAGCCCGTCGAAGGGCGCCTAAGATAGAGTTAATTATATCCTATATCAAAGAATTTAGAAGCCAATATTAAAACTATTTTCAACATAGGTTTTAACGGGTCTCCCATTGTCGGTTGCAGCAATAAATTTCCACTTTGCTGCGGCCTGAAGTACGGCGTCCATAATACCATAACCAACTTCATTTACTTTTTCGAAAGAACCATCTTCATTATAAAGCCTGATTTCAGAAATATAAAAATCTTCGACCTCCCCTTTTGTGCCCACCAAAAACGTAACAAGCACCCTAACCTTTATATCCGCTCTTTTGGCAGCTTCAGGAACAGTGGGTTCAACAATACGGACTAAACCCGGCGGGCGTTCAGGACTTCCAACAAACTCCCCTTCTCCCTCCGCTTCTGAAAAACCCTCTTCCCCTTCCGCATCAAACTTCGAGATTAAATCATCAAATTCAGGAAACTCGATTTCTTCTTCAATAACCTGATCGTTAGGAACCGGAACCGGAACGCGAGGACGTGGAGGCGCTGCGGGAGCTGATGTTTGTTTAGTGATAATGGCATTCTCGACATAAGTCACTTCTTCGGCGAAGCTGTCAAGTACTTTAGAGGTTGGTATCTCCGTAGCTGGCCAGCTTTTTATAATGATGAGAATAATTAATTGTGCGCATATCAATGACATCATGAAGCGATGTTCATGCTCAAGCTCGCCGTAGTAAATATCACGGATTCTGTCGATCAAGTATGCTTTAATTCTTTTAGTTGTTCCTGCATTACTTCCCGGGTATGATTTTTTAGCGACATCATATCGTCAAAATCTGCGGGGTCAATAGCGTCTAATACTTTTAGTTTGAAATCTGCTTTAGGGTTTAGGTTTGAAGAACCGGATGGCATTGCTTCAAAACTCCCATCAATTACCATTGGCTGTAACTTAAACCCGTATTCAAGGGAAAGAAGGAATGGCCCGTTCTTAAACGGTTTGAGTTGCCCATCCATTGTGCGAGTTCCTTCCGGGAAGATCATAACAGGAACCAAATCTTTTAGGGGTTCAACTAAATTGTCCAGTTTTTTGAGAGCTGTTTTGCTTGATCGATCTATGGTTAAATGTCCGGTAAGCCAAACCAGCCAGCCCATCACCGGAATGTAGGTGAGACTCTTCTTGGAAACCCATTTCATTTTCCAGGGCAGATGATATATAAAAGCCATATCCAAAAAGCTCTGATGATTGCACACAAAAATAGTTGGTTCTGATGGATCGTATTTATCTACGTTCATGAACGTCATTTTCCACCAAGGACTAGCCTTCATCATAAACCTTGCCATTATAGATAAGGTGAAATTGGGCGCCTTTCGGTATCTATCGAATGGAAAAGTCACTATAAAAACCAATGATATTATTACAAAGAAAATAAGGAACAGCACTGAAAAATAGCCGAATACAAAAATACTGAAAAGTCGTCTCATCATTATTTATCAAAACTTAAAAGTGCTTTACGAACAAAGCCATTATGCTTTTTAAGTAACCTGGAAGCATCGGATTTTGTTACATCTCCAAGAGCCATCACCAACGCTGTTTTAACATGTCCGCCTGCTTTATTTAGTAATTCTTCAGCACGGTCATAATCAATATCTGAAAAAATCATCAAAATTCGTTTGGCTCGTTCAACCAGTTTCTCATTGGTAAGCATTAAATCAACCATAACATTTTCGTAGATTTTACCCTGCCGAATCATAGCCCCTGTTGTAATCATATTTAATACCATTTTTTGAGCCGTTCCGCTTTTCATGCGAGTACTTCCCATAACCACCTCTGCACCTACCGGTACATCAATCAGGTAATCAACATCTAGTTCAATCTGCTTAGCAGGAACGGTGGTTACAAGAATGGTTTTGCATCCTCTTATTCTGGCTTCTTTGAGCGCTCCATGTACATATGGTGTGCGACCGCTAGCTGCTAAACCACAAACTACATCCGGAGTAGCAACCATCGCTTCTTCAATAGCTGCTCTTCCTGTTTCTTCTGAATCTTCCGCTCCTTCCTGAGCAACAAACATCGCTTCTTTACCACCGGCAATAAAACCCTCCACCTGTTCTGGGGGTGTTCCAAATGTTGGCGGACATTCAGCTGCATCCAAAACCCCTAACCTACCACTGGTACCCGCTCCAAAATAAAGCAGACGACCACCGACCTGAAAGGCATCCGAAACTAAATCTATCACATCAGCGATAACATCCAGCTTTTTTTCTACCTGAAGTGCTACTTTTTGATCCTCAAGATTTATAAGCCGTGCAATTTCTCCGGCAGAGGCAAGATCAATTTCTCGGGTATTAGGATTTCGGCCTTCCGTGGCTAACTTTTCAAGCTGAGAGAATAATTCTTTTTTTTTAGAACCTGATTCCAATATGATTTACCCTCTGCGGTTTTTCCACCACTGACTTCTTTCCGTACCCTCTCCGGCCAGTACCGGCTCTGACGTTTCACCGTCATTCGCATTTTTTAGTACAGAGGCAGCTAAAACCACATCTTCTATTGGTAAGTTGGGCTGCATTTTTTCAGGGGTGAAGTGATCCGGGACGAAATGAGTATCGTATTTCGCTTCAATAAAGGCCGGGTGATTAAGTGTAAATTCACAAAAAGGAATGGTGGTTCTACAACCGGCAATTTCATATTCGTCTAGCGCACGAAGCATGCGTTTGCGTGCAATTTCCCGAGTCGGTCCATGAACACTCAGCTTTGAGATCATAGGATCATAATTGATCGTAATCTGCTGTCCTTCCTCCACTCCGGCATCCACTCTAATTCCGGAACCAGTTGGCACCCTGTGCTTTTTAAGCAATCCTGTACTTGGCAGAAAATTATCAGCAGGATCTTCAGCATAAATACGACATTCGATCGCATGCCCATTTATTTTCAAATCTTCTTGTTTGAACGGAAGCTCTTTTCCTTCTGCTACTAAAATCTGCAGAGCAACCAAGTCCACGCCCGTAATCATTTCTGTAACGGGGTGTTCAACCTGAAGTCGGGTATTCATCTCCAGGAAATAGAAGTTCATGTGTTTGTCGACAAGGAACTCAATGGTTCCGGCTCCTACATAATCACAAGCTTCAGCGGCTTTGATCGCAGCTTTTGCCATTTCAGCTCGTAATTCATCGGTCAGGAGTGCGCAAGGCGCTTCTTCAATTACTTTTTGATGCCGGCGTTGTACCGAGCATTCCCGATCGTACACATGTAGCACATTCCCGTGAGTATCAGCCATGATTTGAAATTCCACATGCCGAGGTTCTTCCAAATATTTCTCTATATAGATTCGGTCATCGCCAAAAGCATTTCTGGCTTCCGATTTCGCCGCTTTGATGCTCGCCTCAAACTCTTCTTTTTTGTGGACGATGCGCATCCCTTTTCCACCACCACCGGCGGCGGCTTTTACCAAAATCGGATAGCCGATATCATCAGCAACCCTTCGAGCTTCTTCAATATCTTTGAGCTCATTCTTAATGCCTGGAGGAGTTGGAATTTCCGCCTTAGCCATTAGCTTTCGGGCCTCGGTCTTATCGCCCATCAGCGTAATAGCTTTGGGTTCCGGACCTATAAAAATGATATTCTCTTTCTTGCACCGCTCGGCAAAAGACGCGTTCTCACTCAGAAATCCGTATCCGGGATGTACCGCATCGGCACCCGTTTGCTTAACGGCATCAACAATTTTATCGATGACCAGATAACTTTCTGACGAAGCAGCTTCCCCAATAAATACAGATTCATCAGCATGAAGTACGTGGGGTGAATGTGCGTCAGGCCGAGAATAAACGGCTACTGTTTTAATTCCTAACTCTTTGCAGGTGTGAATAACCCGAAGTGCGATTTCACCACGATTGGCTACTAATACTTTCTTAATATCTCCCATAAAATCCTTTTTTAGTTATAGTCAATGATAGGACTTTAAAGCAAGATTCTCCAAGCAAAAACCAGATTTTAACTGTCTGTTTTCATATCTAGGTAAGCACGGGGCAGAATCGAAAGTTTTTCAGTGTAATTCAGGTATGCCCTATGATCGAAAACGTTGTAATTGTTCTCTTCAATTTTATCAAGAATTCTGCTGTAATTGTGTCTTGCAAGGTACACAGGTAAACGACTATCACTCGATAGCAAGCAAATCCCTTTATCTGCTTTCTCGTAGTATTCCCGAGTACGATTAATTTGAAATTTCATCAACTCAGAAAACTTATCGTCTAAGGTGTAGTTGAATAGCTCTTCCTCTGAAACGTCAAACCTTTTAAGATCTTCTTGAGGAAGATATATTCTGCCACGGCGTAAATCTTCTCCTACATCTCTTAAAATATTAGTGAGCTGCATGGCAATTCCTAAATCCACGGCGTATTGAAGAGCGTTATTATTCGTGTAGCCAAAAACCTCGCTAGTCATTAACCCAACCACTGAAGCAACTTTATACGAATAGTCATAAATCTCGTCGAAGTTTTCGAATCTGCTTTTAACCAAGTCCATCTTCACTCCTTCCATTAGCAGGAAAGGAAGCTCCATAGAAATTTTGTACTGTTTCAGGGTATCGGAAAAAGCTGTAAGAATGGGATCGTCAACAATTCTGCCTTCATATACATCTATGAGACGCTGCTTAAACATCTCAAGTTTCTCTTCAACCTGATCGACCGTAATTTTTTGTTCTATAATAAGGTCTTCAGCTTCATCAACTAAATCGTCGAGATAACGGCACAATCCATATATGGCGAAAATTCCACGTTGTTTTTCGTTAGGGAGAAATCGAGTAGCCATATAGAAAGTCTTAGCATGCTTTCGGGTAATACCTCGGCAATGAGAATAAGCTCCCTTCAAGTCGTCGTCATTCAGATCATCAATCACAGATCGATGAAAAGAAGTCCGCTCGTATAAAGGGCGAAAAACGTAATATGGAAATCGGAGTATATTTGTAAGCATATATAAATGTATTTCTCATTGCTATAGCCTTATTTTTTTTAAAAAAGTTCCCAAGAACTTTTGAGAATAATCAGTTTTCTCCTATAACATTTTGAAAAGAAGATGTTTATACTAAAAACTTGAATTTGATTATATTGAGTTAATCTAATAGTGTTATATTTTTAACACTATTATCAAGGAATGCTAAATAATTGAGGCGTAATGAATAAGAAAGTAACGATTTATGAGGTTGCCAAACGAGCAGAAGTGGCTATCTCAACTGTTTCACGCGTACTGAACGGATCGGAAAATGTTTCTAAAGCAACAAAAGAGAAGGTCGAAAAGGCTATTGATGAACTTAATTTCCGGCCACAGGTTAGCGCCCGAAAGCTTGCAAGTAAAGAGCCTCAAATGCTTGCCATTGCTGTTCCCTCTTTCACAACTCCATATTTTAATGAAGTTCTGAAAGGTGTTAAAGATGAAATCAAGAAAATGGATCTTGATATTATCATGTATAATACCGGATCAAAACAACCCGAGGAAGCCGTCCAAAACTTTTTTGACCGCGGCACTGCCGATGCGGTTATCCTGCTTTCTATTGATGTGAGTGATAAGGTGCATAAACTTATTCAGGCTACCCAAACTCCGGCTGTGCTAGTAAATGCTCAACATCCCTCCTACAATTATTTTATGCTGAATGATTACCAAGGCGGCTATTTAGCCGGTGAGCACTTGGTGAAGCAAGGCTTTGAGAATTTAGGGATGATTACCAGTGTAATTGACTCAAGGGCTTCTCAGCAAAGACTGAAAGGATATACAGATGCTTTAAAAAACTACAAAATGAAGGTCGACAAGTCTCTTTTCATGAGTGGTGACTCTACCAAACATGGTGGTTTTACAGAAGAGTCAGGCTTCGAAGCGATCTACAAATTCGACAAACAAGGAAAATTCCCTGACGCTATTTTTTGCTCTAATGATACCCAAGCCGTTGGTGCTATCTATGCACTCTCAAAATTGGGGTTGAAGGTGCCTGATGATATTGCCATCATGGGATATGACAACATCAAACTGAGTAAGTATCTCGAACTTACTACCATCGACCAAAAGATGTACACTATTGGTGTACAGGCTACAAAACGACTCGCAGAAATTATCACCAAACCGGATGACGAACTTTATCAAACGACTATAAATCCAGTATTGGTAAAACGAGGTTCTACAGAAAATAAAAAGGCTAAGTAAGTTGAATTCTGATTTTTCCACCCGAGAAGCACTAGATAACTGTATTACTGATACCAACGTCCCTGGTCTCCCCGATCCCTACAAAGGAAAGGTCCGTGAAGTTTATGATCTGGATAACGATACACTTGGCATTGTTGTAACTGATCGCATTTCAGCCTTTGATTACATCATGAAGCAAGCTATTCCTTTTAAAGGACAGATTTTAAATCAGCTGGCTGCATTTTCTTTCGATAAGGTGAAAGACATTGTTGCTACTCATATCATTGATATTCCACATCCCAACGTAACTATTGCCAAAAAATGTGATCCTGTTCCAATTGAGGTAGTCATACGTGGCTATTTGACTGGACACGCCTGGCGGGTGTATAAATCTGGAAAAAGAGAACTATGCGGAGTAAAACTTCCCGATGGTTTAAAAGAACACGATAAATTTCCCAAACCCATCCTCACTCCTGCCACAAAAGCGATGGAAGGTCATGACGAGGATATTTCTGAAGAGGAAATATTATCCCGGAAAATCGTATCACCTGATCTTTGGAATGAAATTAAAGAGGTAGCATTCAAACTCTTTGAACGAGGAACACAAGTCGCTGCCGAACAAGGACTGATTCTTGTTGATACCAAATATGAGTTTGGAGTCTTCAAGGGTGAACTGACCCTTATTGATGAAGTACACACCACCGATTCTTCCCGCTATTTTTATTTAGAAGGATATGAAGAACGGCAAGCCAAGGGT
The window above is part of the Balneola sp. genome. Proteins encoded here:
- a CDS encoding 7-carboxy-7-deazaguanine synthase QueE, which encodes MFKVDKEAELVTSNKDYMDVEYPIVEHFYTIQGEGAHTGRASYFIRTAGCDVNCWWCDVKESWEEEGHPKMSVRQLVEEAKKSKAPFTVITGGEPLLHDLLPLTLGLKSAGLKVHIETSGSSPLSGQLDWITLSPKRFKKPTEEVFNYVDELKVVVLTNKDLKWAEKNAEKCPEGTELLLQPEWETPESIELIVDYVKKNPEWGISLQTHKFLKVP
- a CDS encoding 1-acyl-sn-glycerol-3-phosphate acyltransferase — protein: MMRRLFSIFVFGYFSVLFLIFFVIISLVFIVTFPFDRYRKAPNFTLSIMARFMMKASPWWKMTFMNVDKYDPSEPTIFVCNHQSFLDMAFIYHLPWKMKWVSKKSLTYIPVMGWLVWLTGHLTIDRSSKTALKKLDNLVEPLKDLVPVMIFPEGTRTMDGQLKPFKNGPFLLSLEYGFKLQPMVIDGSFEAMPSGSSNLNPKADFKLKVLDAIDPADFDDMMSLKNHTREVMQEQLKELKHT
- a CDS encoding alkyl hydroperoxide reductase — encoded protein: MKTFLVFVLILMFGITTPGDKILVNATADQIVEKIAEFKNEKPVLVNFWATWCAPCIEEFPFLMKLNKEYEGQFKLIFVSGDFEEAREDAVAFLKKQGVDFETYFKVGKDNDFITTISNEWTGALPFTIVYNKKGEVSAAWEGKAEFETFESELLNVINED
- a CDS encoding squalene synthase gives rise to the protein MLTNILRFPYYVFRPLYERTSFHRSVIDDLNDDDLKGAYSHCRGITRKHAKTFYMATRFLPNEKQRGIFAIYGLCRYLDDLVDEAEDLIIEQKITVDQVEEKLEMFKQRLIDVYEGRIVDDPILTAFSDTLKQYKISMELPFLLMEGVKMDLVKSRFENFDEIYDYSYKVASVVGLMTSEVFGYTNNNALQYAVDLGIAMQLTNILRDVGEDLRRGRIYLPQEDLKRFDVSEEELFNYTLDDKFSELMKFQINRTREYYEKADKGICLLSSDSRLPVYLARHNYSRILDKIEENNYNVFDHRAYLNYTEKLSILPRAYLDMKTDS
- a CDS encoding LacI family transcriptional regulator, with amino-acid sequence MNKKVTIYEVAKRAEVAISTVSRVLNGSENVSKATKEKVEKAIDELNFRPQVSARKLASKEPQMLAIAVPSFTTPYFNEVLKGVKDEIKKMDLDIIMYNTGSKQPEEAVQNFFDRGTADAVILLSIDVSDKVHKLIQATQTPAVLVNAQHPSYNYFMLNDYQGGYLAGEHLVKQGFENLGMITSVIDSRASQQRLKGYTDALKNYKMKVDKSLFMSGDSTKHGGFTEESGFEAIYKFDKQGKFPDAIFCSNDTQAVGAIYALSKLGLKVPDDIAIMGYDNIKLSKYLELTTIDQKMYTIGVQATKRLAEIITKPDDELYQTTINPVLVKRGSTENKKAK
- a CDS encoding 6-pyruvoyl tetrahydrobiopterin synthase, with protein sequence MPTWTLNTEFKFDAAHFIDGYDGKCGRMHGHSYRVKMTAKSNKLNPSQYLDTPDMVCDFKELKWAAKDSEKGGFDHGFLNELMPENTTAERIAEFIHKETKERIPGDIELTVTVWETETSWVEYTDKDV
- the accC gene encoding acetyl-CoA carboxylase biotin carboxylase subunit, whose amino-acid sequence is MGDIKKVLVANRGEIALRVIHTCKELGIKTVAVYSRPDAHSPHVLHADESVFIGEAASSESYLVIDKIVDAVKQTGADAVHPGYGFLSENASFAERCKKENIIFIGPEPKAITLMGDKTEARKLMAKAEIPTPPGIKNELKDIEEARRVADDIGYPILVKAAAGGGGKGMRIVHKKEEFEASIKAAKSEARNAFGDDRIYIEKYLEEPRHVEFQIMADTHGNVLHVYDRECSVQRRHQKVIEEAPCALLTDELRAEMAKAAIKAAEACDYVGAGTIEFLVDKHMNFYFLEMNTRLQVEHPVTEMITGVDLVALQILVAEGKELPFKQEDLKINGHAIECRIYAEDPADNFLPSTGLLKKHRVPTGSGIRVDAGVEEGQQITINYDPMISKLSVHGPTREIARKRMLRALDEYEIAGCRTTIPFCEFTLNHPAFIEAKYDTHFVPDHFTPEKMQPNLPIEDVVLAASVLKNANDGETSEPVLAGEGTERSQWWKNRRG
- a CDS encoding 6-O-methylguanine DNA methyltransferase, with protein sequence MSSKSANDFYTRVYDVVSQIPLGKVTSYGAIAGYLGVESGARMVGYAMNNYRSYNLEYELPAHRVLNRLGQLTGRAHFEGDTMRERLLQEGVDFKEEYTVDIEKHFWNPSEHLD
- the murQ gene encoding N-acetylmuramic acid 6-phosphate etherase encodes the protein MESGSKKKELFSQLEKLATEGRNPNTREIDLASAGEIARLINLEDQKVALQVEKKLDVIADVIDLVSDAFQVGGRLLYFGAGTSGRLGVLDAAECPPTFGTPPEQVEGFIAGGKEAMFVAQEGAEDSEETGRAAIEEAMVATPDVVCGLAASGRTPYVHGALKEARIRGCKTILVTTVPAKQIELDVDYLIDVPVGAEVVMGSTRMKSGTAQKMVLNMITTGAMIRQGKIYENVMVDLMLTNEKLVERAKRILMIFSDIDYDRAEELLNKAGGHVKTALVMALGDVTKSDASRLLKKHNGFVRKALLSFDK
- the amrB gene encoding AmmeMemoRadiSam system protein B, which gives rise to MDVPSLTQKEIQGHIKNAKHLSTNSEYVRMLFVPNIIDADNFGELCTTYKTVVDQKFDTVVVIESYTGHLQKKLAMPSNDVFETRFGEVPVNDFLRNEFCDEEDDFFIADEGYSKDMSLYTQLPVLQSCFNDFDVVSLQIGDYDPAIIRELAFTLDELLLNKNALIVYCCDVPAGSPEELEKLRSLVVNNNESGLMHYLNSNEKTVNGARAFMSGILVARSWGYDVEFLDHIESASNICGYAKRTETQMV
- a CDS encoding thioredoxin family protein; translation: MKKSNKLILSLSAVMILAAFTQITTVDVLKIGDKAPQTNLEVEDTSGRTLTLAGVADDNGLLVLFTCNTCPWVAKWEDRYNGLADLAGVNNIGMIALNPNERIRDRGESMEDMKRRAQKQGYSFPYALDEDHKLADAFGATRTPEIFLFDSNMKLVYHGAIDDNANDASTVEATYAEDAIRELVAGSGISQQETKSLGCTIKRTK